The nucleotide window AAAATGGGACTAAATTTCTCTATTTTGTTTCACaatacaaaaaattctaaatacatatatttgtattatGCATTGTGTTTCAATGCATTGATAAGCAATCCGATGTTGTTGACATCGAAACTGTGTAAATTTTAGGCAAACGTTCTGTTTTGATTTGCAACGTACTCGCATTAATCACACACACTTCAACATCAGCTCCACTAATCGCACACTCCTCAACATTATGATTTATAGGTATATCAGCACTTGATATGGAATAGCGTTTGTCTGCCATTGGCGAATCATTTCTGGAACAACGTTTTTGTGACACGGGAGACTCTTTGCTAAACTCTGGTGAATTCTGATAACAATTGGGAGATTTACAATGTAATAGACGTATAAAGGCTTTacgaaaattggaatttttccaaGCATATATAACAGGATTAAGGGCTGAATTTGTCATAGCCAAGGAAAATGTTGCTTTGTATAGTAATGGTGTTATATTATAGATTTTAAATATCTGAGAACAGGCCACTATAAAGTAAGGAAGCCAACATATAGAAAAGCAGCCCATAATGAAGACAACAAtctgaaatgaaaataattgttagaatttgttggtattttcaaaatttaaattaaaaaaacaccaaCCTGCACAGATCTCCAATCTGGCTGTAGATAATTTGATGTTCTTTTGCCTCTTggatttttcaattgtttagcCTGTTTTGAGGCTTCCTTCATTATCCGCCAGTACATAAACAACATTAACATCCATATGATGGTAAAGCCTGGTGTTATAATGCCGGCCATGTACCAGGGTGGCAAAACTTCATCGAACTCACATTGAAAAGCAGTACTCCAATTGTTCCAAAACATGGGTACTGCTGCTACTGTAGCACCAACTGACCAATTGAATGCTATTATAAATATAGCTACTCGACGTGTCATATATCTGAAAAGAGGTtggaaaagaaaaagtttaaattattagaaattgGTATTGGCATATTTTCAGTGGTGGGAAATATTAATACTTTCTAAAGTGACTAAActttaggttacttaga belongs to Calliphora vicina chromosome 4, idCalVici1.1, whole genome shotgun sequence and includes:
- the mAChR-C gene encoding octopamine receptor beta-3R; the encoded protein is MEFSIIDLTTPSTTTSNSSVINNSLINVDPIVAVTDLCWSTILWAFTNVILFICILGGNALTILAVRTCRRLRCLISNMFICSLAVSDFIVGLSLPYHLAFYLGSNWGSVHELCLIRFFLIIFACCVSILTLIAISIDRYIAIVYPLHYTRYMTRRVAIFIIAFNWSVGATVAAVPMFWNNWSTAFQCEFDEVLPPWYMAGIITPGFTIIWMLMLFMYWRIMKEASKQAKQLKNPRGKRTSNYLQPDWRSVQIVVFIMGCFSICWLPYFIVACSQIFKIYNITPLLYKATFSLAMTNSALNPVIYAWKNSNFRKAFIRLLHCKSPNCYQNSPEFSKESPVSQKRCSRNDSPMADKRYSISSADIPINHNVEECAISGADVEVCVINASTLQIKTERLPKIYTVSMSTTSDCLSMH